The Clostridium sporogenes region TAGAATAACTTCCTGTTATCCAAGTATCCTCAGGATTTTTGCTATCTAAATAACCCTGAACTACCTTATATCCTTTACACATCTTTTTATTCATTTCTTTTAAAAAGTTTTTATGAACTAAATTATCTGCATCAAATACTGCTATGGCATCATATTTTTTTTCCATTTTGAATATTATATTAAACATCCATTCTAATGCATAACCTTTTCCTCTTCGTTTTTTGTCAAATCTTTCCCGTACAATAGCTCCCTTTTTTTTGGCAATATCAGCAGTTTTATCTGTACAATTATCTGCAATTACAAAAATATCATATAATTTTTTATCATAGTCCATCATTTTTAGGCTTTCTATTATGTTACCTATAACTAATTCTTCATTATGTGCTGCTACAATAAGAGCAAATTTTGTTTTATCACCAATATTCTTATTATTCTTTTTTCTATATATACCAAAAAGAGAAATTATAAGATAATACATGGATATGAAATAAACTATGTATGTTATTGCTTTGGAGCTATAATGTACTATTCCATTTATAATATTCAATAGTATCCCCCCTCGGTTCAAAAATATTTTAGCATAAATACTAGTTAATTACTATATATTATTGCAAATAAATATTATAAATTACTTAATGCATTGTTAATAATATTTATATTCTTAAGAAAATAAGAGGATTTAATAAATAAATAGATACAAATTTTATCAATAAATAATTATTGTATATAGTGAATATTTATTATATATAACTAAAATTGTACTAACTGAAATTATATGATATTATATAAATATAAACAATAGGTATTGGTATTGATGCATCAATATTAGTTTATAAAGGAGGTAGTTAGCGCATGTCGCGCTACGAAAAAATATTTTTTTTAGATTTAAAAAGACTTCATAAAAAAGATGAATCTTTCTGGTAAGTTTTCTAATAACTAACTACTAATATTAAAACAACATTTAATTTATCAGGAGGATGTTAAAATGAAAAAAAATACTGTTAAATTAAGTTCTATAGATTTAAAAACTATTAATAATAAGGATAATATAAATTCAAAGAAAAAATCCAAATCTAAAAATCAAATTTCACTAAAAATGTTAGATTATATGATATTTTAAAAAAGGACCAAAAGGTCCTTTTTTTTAATATTACCAAATGCATAATTATTATTCCACATTATAATATTAAAATGCATAATTATTATTCTACATTTTAATATTATAATGTTTTTATAAATTAATTATCTTTGTAATTAAATCTTTGTCTACTGAATAATTTAATGCAGTATCATAACTTATAACTTCTCTTTTATATAACTCTGCTAAAGACATATCCATAGTTTTCATTCCATATTTGGATCCAGTTTGTATGGAAGATTCTATTTGATAAGTTTTTCCTTCTCTTATCATATTTCTTATGGCATTTGTAGTTATCATGGTCTCTAAAGCTGCTATTCTTCCTCCATCAATTTTATGTACTAATTGTTGACTTATTATTCCCTCTAACACACTTGCTACTTGTATTCTTATCTGTTCTTGTTGATGTGGTGGAAATACATTAACAATTCTGTCTATAGTCTTAGCTCCTCCTATAGTATGCAAAGTAGAAAACACTAGATGTCCTGTTTCTGCAGCTGTTAAAGCTATAGAAATATCTTCTAAATCCCTAAGTTCTCCTATTAATATTACATCTGGATCTTCTCTTAAAGCTGCTTTTAAAGCGCTTTTATAACTAAAAGTATCTCTACCTATCTCCCTTTGATTTATTATACATTTGTTATGTTTATGTAAAAATTCTATTGGATCTTCCAAAGTTATTATATGATTAGATCTAGTATTATTAATTTCATTAATCATAGCTGCTAAAGTAGTGCTTTTACCTGAACCTGTAGGACCTGTTACTAAAATAAGGCCTCTCTTTTTATTTGTTAATTCCTTTACTATATCAGGTAATTTTAATTCATTTAAGTTAGGAATCTTTAAACTTACAACCCTTAAAGAAATAGCTATACTTCCCCTTTGTTTAAACACACTTACTCTAAATCTACCTAAGCCTGATATAGAATAGGATGTATCTATTTCTCCTTTTTTTAATAAATCCTCAAATTCTTCCCCTAGTATTTCTTTAGCATAATTATTAGTATTTTCTGGTGTAAGCTTTTCTTTGAATATTTTGCTTAATTGACCATTTATTCTTATAGTTGGTTCTACCCCTACGGATAAATGTAAATCTGAAGCGCCAAAGTTAATAGTTTTTTCCAATAATTCTTTTAATTGTTTCAATTTATCGTCCTCCTTCAATACTATTTAAGCACCAAAGCCCTATAGCACTATAAGCCTGAAAAATAAGCATTTTTTCTCCATTTACAATAAATGCTCCTTTTTCTTTAGCTTCTTTTAATAATTTAGACCTTTTGGGAATATAATTCAAATCATAAACCACACAATTTTTTTTAAGCTCTTTAAGTTCTATAGGCTTTTGTTCTTTAAAATTAGGTCCACCTATAGGTGTACAGTTTACAACTAAATCATACCTATCTACTTTATTTTCGTCTTTAATATTTAATATTTTAACTTTTTCTTCAAATTTTAATTTTGCTTCCTCAGGATTTCTAGAAATTATGCATATCTCTTTTGCATTTAGTTCTTTTAATGCATAATATATACATTTAGCACTTCCACCTGATCCTATAATAAGACACCTAAAATTTTTAACCTGTATATTATAATATTGTAAACTTTTTATAAATCCTATATAGTCTGTATTATACCCTACTAGTTTCTCTTCCTGTACTACTACAGTATTCACCGCTCCTATCTTATCTGCTGGATATACTATATCATTTAAATATTGTAATATTGTTTCTTTATATGGAATAGTAACATTAAACCCTCTTATCTTATTCTTATGCAAGTCCTTTATAAAATCATCAATTTGATCCTTATTTAAATTAAATATTTTATAAGAAAATGGAATATTATTTTTTTTATAATAATTATTGTGTATTTCTGGTGATTGTGAGTAATTAATATTTTTACCTATTAAACCTGTTGTATACATTTAAACCCTCCTGCTTATATTATAACGATTATAAATATTCTGTAAAGAATATCCTACTATAAAATAAATAAAAAATAAAAGAAAAGAATTAAGAATCATCTCATATGTATAAAATTCTTAATTCTTTAGATTTTTTGTTTAAATATTTTTATTATAATTTAATTCTTTATAAAGCTTTTTAAGGGCCTTTTTTTCTATACGTGAAACATAGGATCTAGATATGTTTAGTATACCGGCTATTTCTCTTTGAGTTCTAGGCCTGCCATCCTTTAACCCATACCTCATTTGGATCACCTTTTTTTCCCTTCCCCTAAGGCAAGTTTCTATTTTTCCATATAGCTTTTTCACTTCTATTTTTGTTGAAACTATTTCTATTATAGAATCCTCATCGCTACTTAATATATCCATAAGAGAAATTTCATTTCCTTCTTTGTCTACCCCTATAGGATCTTGAAGATATACTTCACCTTTAGTTTTTTTATTATTTCTTATGAGCATTAATATTTCATTTTCTATACATCTTGCTGCATAAGTGGCAAGTCTAGTACCCTTTGAATTATCAAAAGAGTCTATAGCCTTTATAAGACCTACAGTTCCTATAGATATTAAATCATCAATATCTTTTCCAGGATAAGAATATTTTTTTACTATGTGAGCCACTAGCCTTAGATTTCTTTCTACCAAAATATCTTTTGCTAGGGCATCGCCTTTTTTTAACCTATCCAAATAATATTTTTCTTCCTCATCACTTAAAGGCTTGGGAAAAGAAGTATTTCCTGTGACATAGCCTGTTAAAAATAATGCACTTCCTAATACATCCCATAAGTAACTTAAAAAGAACACAAGTTGCTCCTCCTAATAGTGCTTATTAATATATTATGTTCTTTAATATAAAAAAGTGCATGTACACATAAATATACTTTATTTTTTCTGTATGTTTTAAATAGAGTCTTTTATTTCTTTAACTATATCATAAAATATTGGTACTGAAGTAGTTGCAGCACTTTCTCCTTTGGTTTTTATCTTAGGTATAAATACTACCATAGTATAATACTTATTATTTATTTTGAAAAAACCTGTAAACCAAGCATCTGAAAGTGGTTCCATTTTACCTTCAATATTAACTTCTTGCCTTTCATTAGTACCAGTTTTTCCTCCAATTTCTATATTAGGATCATAAGCTAAAGTCGCAGTTCCCCTTTTTACAACTTCTTTCATTTGTTCCTTTAAACTATTTGCAGAATAAGTTCCTATAATTTGTTCTTTTGTAGTATTAAATTCTTCTACTGTATTATTTTTATCATCTACAAAGGCTTCTAATACGTAAGGCTTAACGTAAACACCATTATTCACCACAGTACTCACCATAGAAACTGCTTCTATAGGAGTTATTCTAATAAGCTGACCAAAGGATACTAAAGATAAAGTACCATCGCTTAAATTTGGTTTTTCTCCTTTTTCCATTTGAATAGCGCCCTGCTCTTCATAGTGTAAATCTAATACTTTGTTATATAGCCCATGTTTTTTAGCCATATTATTAATATTCTCAAATCCTGCTTTTCTTCCTATTTGTGAAAATATATCATTACAAGAAACTATAAAAGCCTCCTTTGTGCTAAAACTTCCATGAGTTCCTTTTTTATTATTTTCAAATTCTCCAGTACATTTAAAACTATCCTTTAAGGATACTTTGTTGTTTTCTAACGCGGCTTCTTCTGTTATTATTTTAAATATAGATCCCGGTGGAAATCCATTTTGTGTAGCCGCCCCTATATTTACATTAGGTAATGTTTCATCCTTTTGAACCATAGCACGTATTTTCCCTGACTCTGCTTCTGAAAGAATTACACCTACTTGGTTAAAATCCTTATATTCTTTTTTATTTAAAACCTTTCTTATACTATCTTGAACTTTAGAGTCTAATGTAAGTCTAGGATTTATATTAGACTTAGGCTCTTCCATCTTTTCTGATATAATTTCTCCTCCTAAATCTTTTTCATATATTATTTTAGATTTTTTATTATCTTTTACCCTATTATATATTTTCATCTCTAAAGACTCTTTGCTTTTAAAAGTTTTTTGATCATTTTTATAAGGATTTAATAACATGTTTTCTAACTTCCATGACTCTTTTTTATGGTTTATATTCTTATCTATCTCTTGTTTTTTATATGCATAAAATCCCTTCACACCTTTTATATCTTTTAGTTTTTCATAAGTTATTTTATCTATTTCATAGTAATTTTTACCACTATTATCTATAGTTTCATTTTGGGTTATATCGTATTTTTCATTATAATTTCTTAAAATATACATTATTGTTAGCAGTTTTTCTTCATCTTTTTCTTCCTTGTTATCTTTAAAAGCACTTGGCACTAAAACAGCATAGTATTTCTCTTTATATTTTAGCAAATCATTACCTTTAGTATCTAGAAGCTTATATTTATTATCTTTTGTATCTTCTTCATAAGCGTATTGGGATTCTGCCATAGTAGTTAATTTTTCTGCATCAAAAATTTGAAATTTAACCATTCTATATATAAGAAACAAAAATATAACCATAAATAATGTTAATAATTTATAAGCTTTTTTTTTCTCCCTATATCTCATAATAAAAACACCTCATCTTAGCTAAATTATAACCAAAATAAGGTGTTTTATTCTAAATTATTACTATTTCATTTTAAATAATGTTTTATTTTTGTAACAAATGTTTTATATTTGCTACCATCATATCTATGGCTACTCTATTATGCCCACCCTCTGGAATTATTATATCTGCATATCTTTTTGAAGGCTCTATAAACTGCATATGCATTGGTCTTACAACGGTTAAATATTGATTTATAACTGAATCTACAGTTCTTCCTCTTTCGTTTATATCTCTTAATAGTCTTCTTATTATTCTTACATCTGCATCTGTATCCACATATATCTTTATATCTAATAATTCTCTAAGCTTTGGATCTTGAAGCACT contains the following coding sequences:
- the sigK gene encoding RNA polymerase sporulation sigma factor SigK, giving the protein MFFLSYLWDVLGSALFLTGYVTGNTSFPKPLSDEEEKYYLDRLKKGDALAKDILVERNLRLVAHIVKKYSYPGKDIDDLISIGTVGLIKAIDSFDNSKGTRLATYAARCIENEILMLIRNNKKTKGEVYLQDPIGVDKEGNEISLMDILSSDEDSIIEIVSTKIEVKKLYGKIETCLRGREKKVIQMRYGLKDGRPRTQREIAGILNISRSYVSRIEKKALKKLYKELNYNKNI
- the aroE gene encoding shikimate dehydrogenase, translating into MYTTGLIGKNINYSQSPEIHNNYYKKNNIPFSYKIFNLNKDQIDDFIKDLHKNKIRGFNVTIPYKETILQYLNDIVYPADKIGAVNTVVVQEEKLVGYNTDYIGFIKSLQYYNIQVKNFRCLIIGSGGSAKCIYYALKELNAKEICIISRNPEEAKLKFEEKVKILNIKDENKVDRYDLVVNCTPIGGPNFKEQKPIELKELKKNCVVYDLNYIPKRSKLLKEAKEKGAFIVNGEKMLIFQAYSAIGLWCLNSIEGGR
- a CDS encoding type IV pilus twitching motility protein PilT — its product is MKQLKELLEKTINFGASDLHLSVGVEPTIRINGQLSKIFKEKLTPENTNNYAKEILGEEFEDLLKKGEIDTSYSISGLGRFRVSVFKQRGSIAISLRVVSLKIPNLNELKLPDIVKELTNKKRGLILVTGPTGSGKSTTLAAMINEINNTRSNHIITLEDPIEFLHKHNKCIINQREIGRDTFSYKSALKAALREDPDVILIGELRDLEDISIALTAAETGHLVFSTLHTIGGAKTIDRIVNVFPPHQQEQIRIQVASVLEGIISQQLVHKIDGGRIAALETMITTNAIRNMIREGKTYQIESSIQTGSKYGMKTMDMSLAELYKREVISYDTALNYSVDKDLITKIINL
- a CDS encoding peptidoglycan D,D-transpeptidase FtsI family protein — protein: MRYREKKKAYKLLTLFMVIFLFLIYRMVKFQIFDAEKLTTMAESQYAYEEDTKDNKYKLLDTKGNDLLKYKEKYYAVLVPSAFKDNKEEKDEEKLLTIMYILRNYNEKYDITQNETIDNSGKNYYEIDKITYEKLKDIKGVKGFYAYKKQEIDKNINHKKESWKLENMLLNPYKNDQKTFKSKESLEMKIYNRVKDNKKSKIIYEKDLGGEIISEKMEEPKSNINPRLTLDSKVQDSIRKVLNKKEYKDFNQVGVILSEAESGKIRAMVQKDETLPNVNIGAATQNGFPPGSIFKIITEEAALENNKVSLKDSFKCTGEFENNKKGTHGSFSTKEAFIVSCNDIFSQIGRKAGFENINNMAKKHGLYNKVLDLHYEEQGAIQMEKGEKPNLSDGTLSLVSFGQLIRITPIEAVSMVSTVVNNGVYVKPYVLEAFVDDKNNTVEEFNTTKEQIIGTYSANSLKEQMKEVVKRGTATLAYDPNIEIGGKTGTNERQEVNIEGKMEPLSDAWFTGFFKINNKYYTMVVFIPKIKTKGESAATTSVPIFYDIVKEIKDSI